A single window of Sneathiella limimaris DNA harbors:
- a CDS encoding aspartate aminotransferase family protein: protein MSSHLFYQTGTQRPTLAEARGIYMWDVEGKRYLDGSSGAMVCNIGHSNPNVLEAMRRQMDKSTFGYRLHFETEPSEQLAARVSSHAPEGLDKVFFVSGGSEAVESAIKLARQYAVVTGQESRWKVISRSPSYHGCTLGALALTGYDPLTRPFSPMFQAMPKIPAPTAYLDQRDPNDLATGHYYADLLEQKIQEEGPETVLAFIVEPIGGASTGALVPPAGYMERIREICDRYGILLIYDEVMTGGGRTGHFFAVDHWDARPDIITFSKGFAAGYSPLGAMIADNPIVDAVIDSGGFLHGFTYAGNPLACAAGLAVLEEIQSQDMISNARAMGALLKSEMQGLMKRYPFIGDVRGEGLLLAFELVAERETMRPLPKEKNAYLKLVDIAYSNGLIIYSRRTRNGLEGDHFLVCPPMIISREQIAEIMDLLTKSLDTFAKSETLSLNSA from the coding sequence ATGTCCAGTCATCTGTTTTATCAGACGGGAACACAACGTCCGACTTTGGCAGAAGCTCGCGGGATCTACATGTGGGATGTAGAAGGCAAGCGCTACCTGGACGGTTCCTCTGGGGCTATGGTTTGTAATATCGGACATTCTAATCCGAATGTGTTGGAGGCTATGCGCCGACAAATGGATAAGTCCACATTCGGTTATCGATTGCATTTTGAAACCGAACCATCCGAACAGTTAGCTGCGCGAGTTTCCTCTCATGCACCAGAAGGGCTCGATAAGGTCTTTTTTGTCTCAGGCGGCTCTGAAGCTGTGGAAAGTGCCATCAAGCTTGCGCGCCAATATGCTGTTGTGACAGGTCAGGAAAGTCGCTGGAAAGTCATTTCACGCTCTCCCAGTTATCACGGTTGTACACTTGGAGCTTTGGCCTTAACCGGATACGATCCACTGACAAGACCATTTTCTCCGATGTTCCAGGCCATGCCAAAAATCCCGGCACCAACAGCCTATTTGGATCAGCGCGACCCCAACGATTTGGCGACGGGCCACTATTACGCAGACTTATTGGAGCAGAAAATCCAAGAAGAAGGCCCAGAAACTGTTCTGGCCTTTATTGTCGAACCTATTGGTGGCGCTTCCACCGGAGCATTAGTGCCTCCCGCCGGATACATGGAACGTATCCGGGAAATCTGTGACCGGTATGGTATCCTGCTGATCTATGACGAAGTCATGACAGGCGGTGGCCGTACCGGTCATTTTTTTGCAGTTGATCACTGGGATGCCAGACCCGACATTATTACCTTTTCTAAAGGGTTCGCAGCTGGATATTCACCTCTGGGGGCAATGATTGCAGATAACCCAATTGTTGATGCGGTTATCGACAGCGGTGGGTTTTTGCATGGATTTACATACGCTGGGAATCCACTTGCCTGTGCAGCTGGGCTTGCAGTTTTGGAAGAGATTCAAAGCCAGGATATGATCTCCAACGCACGCGCCATGGGTGCCCTGCTAAAAAGTGAAATGCAAGGGCTAATGAAACGCTACCCATTTATTGGTGATGTCCGCGGTGAAGGCCTTCTTCTGGCCTTTGAGCTGGTCGCAGAAAGAGAAACGATGCGGCCGCTCCCTAAAGAGAAAAATGCCTATCTAAAGCTCGTTGATATCGCCTACTCAAATGGCTTGATCATTTATTCCAGACGAACCCGAAACGGCTTAGAAGGGGATCATTTCCTTGTCTGTCCGCCGATGATTATTTCAAGAGAACAGATTGCAGAGATTATGGATCTTTTGACCAAATCACTCGATACGTTCGCGAAATCTGAAACCCTTTCCCTCAACAGCGCTTAA
- a CDS encoding 3-keto-5-aminohexanoate cleavage protein — translation MSKIIITCAVTGSIHTPSMSDYLPITGEQIAEQSIAAATAGAAIIHLHARDPESGRPSSKAEDFMAFLPQINSASEAVINISTGGSALMPLEERLAAPFIVEPEMCSLNMGTMNFALYPLAERITDWKHNWEKGFLENSDDLVFKNTPRDIAYVLEQMGQQRGSRFEFECYDVGHLYMLRHFVDRGLVQKPLFIQFVFGVLGGIGADPENLIHMKRISDKLFGDDYKFSVLAAGRHQIPLATMAATMGGHVRVGLEDNLFIGKGELATSNASQVEKIRRIVEELGREVATPADARDMLSLKGSENTRFQ, via the coding sequence ATGAGCAAGATTATTATCACCTGTGCAGTCACAGGCTCCATACACACCCCTTCCATGTCCGATTACTTGCCTATTACAGGGGAGCAAATAGCGGAACAATCAATTGCCGCGGCAACGGCGGGGGCTGCAATCATTCACCTGCATGCCCGAGATCCTGAGAGTGGTCGACCTTCCTCAAAGGCAGAAGACTTTATGGCTTTCCTGCCGCAGATCAATTCTGCATCTGAAGCCGTGATCAACATCTCAACAGGGGGGAGCGCTCTTATGCCATTGGAAGAGCGTCTGGCCGCGCCTTTTATCGTGGAACCTGAAATGTGCTCCCTCAACATGGGCACCATGAATTTCGCTCTCTATCCTCTCGCTGAAAGAATTACAGATTGGAAACATAATTGGGAGAAAGGGTTTCTAGAAAACTCCGATGATCTGGTATTCAAGAACACCCCGAGGGATATTGCCTATGTCCTTGAACAAATGGGACAGCAACGGGGATCCCGCTTTGAGTTCGAATGCTATGATGTCGGTCACCTATACATGCTCCGTCATTTCGTCGATCGGGGTCTGGTTCAAAAACCGCTCTTTATTCAATTCGTTTTTGGGGTCCTCGGTGGCATAGGTGCTGACCCTGAAAACCTAATTCACATGAAACGAATTTCGGACAAATTGTTTGGTGATGACTACAAGTTTTCAGTGCTCGCAGCCGGTAGGCATCAAATCCCACTTGCAACCATGGCTGCGACTATGGGCGGTCACGTCCGGGTGGGCTTAGAAGATAACCTTTTCATTGGAAAAGGTGAGCTTGCCACCTCCAATGCGAGCCAGGTGGAAAAGATCCGCCGGATCGTTGAGGAACTGGGTAGAGAGGTCGCGACACCGGCGGATGCGCGGGATATGCTGTCATTGAAAGGTTCCGAAAACACGAGATTTCAATGA
- a CDS encoding GNAT family N-acetyltransferase, producing the protein MTNTLIRPAQIEDTPRLNAALRALSEHMGDPHRITDETLEQALFSSPPSARAIIAEQDQEVVGAVLYSPFVSTTKGGIGLYVSDLWVSEKMRRQGLGPKLMDAAVNSETQEIKMIRLAVYDSNPAALKTYLRLGFKAETEAKTMILLREDFSNIRGKNESRI; encoded by the coding sequence ATGACAAACACATTAATCCGACCCGCCCAGATTGAAGACACACCAAGACTGAATGCAGCTCTCAGAGCCCTCTCAGAACATATGGGGGATCCCCATAGAATTACTGATGAGACCCTTGAGCAGGCCTTATTCAGTTCACCTCCCTCGGCTCGAGCCATCATTGCAGAACAAGATCAAGAAGTCGTTGGAGCCGTACTCTATTCTCCCTTTGTTTCAACAACGAAAGGCGGAATAGGGCTGTATGTTTCCGACCTTTGGGTGTCAGAAAAAATGCGAAGGCAGGGTCTTGGACCAAAGTTGATGGATGCGGCCGTTAACAGTGAGACGCAGGAAATCAAGATGATCCGTCTTGCTGTTTATGACAGCAATCCAGCCGCCCTAAAAACTTATCTAAGGCTTGGTTTCAAAGCAGAAACCGAAGCCAAAACAATGATCCTCTTGCGTGAGGACTTTTCAAACATACGAGGAAAAAATGAAAGCCGTATTTGA
- a CDS encoding histone deacetylase family protein, with amino-acid sequence MKAVFDERQWKHDPQNFMANGQSLRNPEQPERIRILHEGAKRAGAEFIAPEDHGSGPIAAVHSPEYLTFLENIYTRWKRIEGSSDEVIPNIHPDNRGANYPKSAVGQAGYHQADTACPIAEGTWEASYWSAQTALSAADLILQGEKEAYALCRPPGHHAFADLAGGFCFLNNSAIAADYLLQKGLKPAILDVDVHHGNGTQGIFYQRSDVLTVSLHADPDRFYPFFWGGAQERGEGLGEGYNLNIPLPRGTGDDEYLEQLKPALARIQSFGATVLVVALGLDSHENDPLQGLSITTPGFARLGKAIAKPNLPTLLVQEGGYLSEDLGHNIENFLTGFESK; translated from the coding sequence ATGAAAGCCGTATTTGACGAGCGCCAATGGAAGCATGACCCCCAAAACTTCATGGCCAACGGTCAATCCCTCCGTAATCCTGAACAACCGGAAAGGATCCGTATCCTTCACGAGGGAGCCAAACGAGCAGGCGCAGAATTTATCGCACCTGAAGATCATGGAAGCGGTCCGATAGCAGCCGTTCATTCGCCCGAGTATCTGACATTTTTAGAGAATATTTATACGCGCTGGAAACGGATTGAAGGCTCTTCTGATGAGGTAATTCCCAATATTCATCCAGATAACCGAGGTGCAAACTATCCTAAATCTGCAGTTGGTCAGGCCGGATACCACCAGGCTGACACAGCCTGCCCTATCGCTGAGGGGACCTGGGAGGCGTCTTACTGGTCGGCACAAACAGCTTTAAGCGCAGCCGACCTGATCCTTCAAGGCGAAAAAGAAGCCTATGCCCTTTGCCGCCCACCCGGGCATCACGCTTTTGCTGATCTCGCTGGTGGATTTTGCTTTTTAAATAATTCGGCAATTGCTGCCGATTATCTCCTTCAGAAAGGTTTGAAACCTGCCATTCTCGATGTGGACGTGCATCATGGAAACGGAACGCAAGGTATTTTCTATCAGCGTTCAGATGTCCTAACCGTATCCCTGCATGCGGATCCTGATCGTTTTTACCCCTTTTTCTGGGGCGGCGCTCAAGAGCGCGGCGAAGGATTGGGGGAAGGATATAACCTCAACATCCCGTTACCGCGCGGCACAGGGGATGATGAGTATCTTGAGCAGTTAAAACCAGCGCTGGCCAGAATTCAGTCATTTGGGGCAACCGTTCTAGTGGTTGCATTGGGCCTAGACTCCCATGAAAATGATCCTTTGCAGGGCCTTTCCATCACCACTCCCGGCTTTGCTCGACTTGGCAAGGCAATTGCGAAGCCCAATTTGCCTACTCTTCTCGTGCAGGAAGGTGGCTACCTTTCAGAGGACCTCGGCCATAATATCGAAAATTTCCTCACTGGTTTTGAAAGCAAATGA
- a CDS encoding NAD(P)/FAD-dependent oxidoreductase: MTITADVIVIGGGMAGVSAAAELSSEARVVLLEMESSVGYHASGRTAAIFIRNYGNETLRALNSIAEDFFLNPEGVSESSLLSPRGQLMFAHEAELDKLNTYLEGAEGMETLTAREAGDLVPILKTDLIVKAAYEKNARDIDVDRMLQGYLKLLKSRKGSVFTDKKVIEITFKDGVWNVHAGTEHYQAKVIVNAAGAWVDDLAKLANVATVGANPLRRSAAILPKPEVSGFEEWPLFVSASESFYAKPEAGTLMVSPADEDPVEPHDAWVDDMALAEGLHRFEQATTIEVNRLEHSWAGLRTFVEDRTPVVGFAPDAEGFFWLAGQGGYGIQTAPALSKIATELILNREPLLDNTILNALKPDRFGE, from the coding sequence ATGACGATTACTGCTGATGTGATTGTTATTGGCGGCGGAATGGCAGGTGTCAGTGCCGCCGCTGAACTATCAAGTGAGGCCAGGGTCGTCCTTCTGGAGATGGAGAGTAGCGTTGGTTATCACGCCTCTGGCCGGACGGCTGCAATATTTATCCGTAACTATGGCAATGAAACATTACGGGCATTAAATTCCATTGCAGAAGATTTCTTTTTAAATCCTGAGGGAGTATCTGAGAGTTCTCTCCTGTCTCCAAGGGGACAACTCATGTTTGCGCATGAGGCGGAACTAGATAAATTAAACACGTACCTCGAAGGCGCAGAAGGGATGGAAACTCTGACGGCAAGAGAGGCAGGAGACCTTGTTCCCATCTTAAAAACTGATCTCATCGTAAAAGCAGCTTATGAAAAAAACGCGCGAGATATTGATGTTGATCGAATGCTTCAAGGCTATTTAAAACTTCTTAAATCTCGAAAAGGCTCAGTCTTTACAGATAAAAAAGTCATTGAAATCACCTTCAAAGACGGTGTCTGGAATGTTCATGCAGGAACAGAACATTATCAGGCAAAAGTTATTGTCAACGCTGCCGGTGCCTGGGTTGATGACTTAGCTAAACTTGCAAATGTAGCAACAGTTGGTGCCAACCCCCTTCGCAGATCTGCCGCTATCTTACCAAAACCCGAAGTAAGCGGTTTTGAAGAATGGCCGCTCTTTGTCAGCGCCTCCGAAAGTTTTTACGCTAAGCCAGAAGCTGGTACTTTAATGGTATCCCCCGCTGATGAAGATCCTGTGGAACCCCATGACGCTTGGGTAGATGATATGGCACTTGCGGAGGGACTACACCGATTTGAACAGGCAACAACTATAGAGGTCAACAGGCTTGAGCATAGCTGGGCCGGCTTACGGACATTTGTGGAAGACAGAACACCCGTTGTTGGTTTTGCACCAGATGCTGAGGGTTTCTTCTGGCTGGCGGGTCAGGGCGGCTACGGAATTCAGACAGCTCCCGCATTGTCAAAGATTGCGACTGAGCTGATTTTAAATCGCGAACCCCTATTGGATAACACCATCTTAAACGCCCTCAAGCCCGATAGATTTGGTGAATAA
- a CDS encoding RNA polymerase sigma factor gives MHNSAKDETSWIALYLKNKRQIELFFRRRIRNEEDCKDLEQELFIRIHKLEPHKTVEDPKAYLFRIAHNLVNDLLRYRQRHDAHIADISEIQNLGQDTYKADDQVADRQNLALLEQAIDKLPPKCREVFLLRKIEDLPNRQIAIRLGISQNMVEKHLRKALKELRQSLE, from the coding sequence ATGCACAATTCGGCAAAAGACGAAACTTCTTGGATAGCTCTCTATCTAAAGAATAAACGCCAGATCGAACTTTTTTTCCGGCGACGCATACGCAATGAGGAGGATTGCAAGGATCTGGAACAAGAACTATTCATCCGAATTCATAAATTAGAGCCTCATAAAACTGTTGAAGACCCAAAGGCTTATCTATTCAGGATTGCCCACAACCTCGTCAATGATCTACTGCGATATCGCCAGCGCCATGATGCTCATATAGCTGACATCTCAGAAATTCAGAATTTAGGCCAAGATACTTATAAAGCGGATGATCAGGTAGCTGACCGGCAAAACCTTGCTTTGCTGGAGCAGGCAATTGATAAGCTTCCCCCAAAATGTCGTGAGGTTTTTCTGTTACGAAAAATTGAAGACTTACCCAATAGGCAAATTGCGATCCGGTTAGGAATAAGTCAAAACATGGTTGAAAAACACTTGCGCAAAGCACTTAAGGAATTACGGCAGTCTCTTGAGTAA
- a CDS encoding FecR family protein, with the protein MKSAEEYLAHLEDLSIAEQADFWVIAADDNMDEHCEMAFQIWLDRSPEHRNAYTMSVEVWELAGSAAMAHKANTIDSDQRPITQTVEYGPAIRSGAITRPFFWIAAACVILVMTFLIHSHDLLTPGEMITAQADFKTYTLKDGSTAKLDAASQAKLEFNEKIRQVKVTQGGLFVDVVSDKKRPFTVVLGSVQVTAVGTSFSVEETADGPLVSVYEGVVTVVNTDKEMPAIEVRAGQDWQQTAHMNEGKISDISQPRLSYWQNGLLQVSDATLGSLLDKFSKHSDTELLWVSPEIASIKVSGLFQLKDSAELLNIFETRYQYRKYDFFGKSVIF; encoded by the coding sequence ATGAAATCAGCAGAAGAATATTTGGCACATTTGGAAGACCTTAGTATTGCTGAGCAAGCTGATTTCTGGGTCATTGCTGCAGACGATAATATGGATGAGCATTGCGAGATGGCTTTCCAAATTTGGCTGGATCGAAGCCCAGAACACCGCAACGCCTATACTATGTCCGTTGAAGTCTGGGAGCTTGCGGGTAGTGCCGCAATGGCACACAAAGCAAATACCATAGATTCTGATCAGAGGCCGATTACACAAACCGTTGAGTACGGTCCTGCGATAAGGTCTGGTGCTATTACCCGCCCTTTTTTCTGGATTGCTGCTGCATGTGTCATTTTAGTGATGACATTTCTGATTCACAGTCATGATTTGCTCACACCAGGAGAAATGATTACGGCGCAAGCAGACTTTAAGACATACACTTTAAAAGATGGATCAACTGCCAAGCTCGATGCTGCTAGTCAGGCAAAATTAGAATTCAACGAAAAAATTCGACAGGTAAAGGTTACTCAAGGAGGCCTCTTTGTTGATGTGGTGTCCGATAAAAAGCGACCCTTTACTGTTGTTTTAGGTTCCGTCCAAGTTACTGCAGTTGGTACCTCCTTTAGTGTTGAGGAAACGGCAGATGGTCCCCTCGTTTCAGTCTATGAAGGGGTTGTCACAGTCGTAAATACGGACAAAGAGATGCCTGCCATTGAGGTGCGCGCTGGTCAAGATTGGCAGCAAACCGCTCACATGAATGAAGGAAAAATTTCAGATATCAGCCAACCCAGATTATCTTATTGGCAAAATGGATTGCTTCAGGTGTCTGATGCCACACTTGGTAGCCTACTAGATAAATTTAGCAAACATTCGGATACGGAGCTTCTTTGGGTCAGTCCGGAAATCGCTTCAATTAAGGTATCAGGGCTTTTTCAACTGAAAGACTCTGCAGAGCTTTTGAATATTTTTGAAACGCGATATCAATATAGAAAATACGACTTTTTTGGAAAATCGGTCATATTTTAA
- a CDS encoding TonB-dependent receptor, which yields MIIAGSTVYLSNSAVASENQNDVQRYEIPSGSAQKNLNEIAAKTGISLLIEADISDIRNETLSGDYKPLDAMKALLSGSGFQLKQVGDRTYSVVKASQSQNLVTLEKMVVTAGRAKRSSRAVPASVVVINDEEILQHIQGGGDAASLISKFVPGMASSNQTISGASQNFRGRGVQVLVDGQSLNTPLRNVSRTFTLVDLNQVERVEVVPGARSDYGNGATGGTINFITKQATTEHQLTVRLGTSAFTANVSDSIAPEVSVTATGTEGMFDYAATITAEMTRDAFTGNGDLAPSDPLIGQGGLDNSRSLNLSAKGGINFSDTQRLQASINAIELNQEPEYYTDYTTDPVSVDQTSPYEGKSIRERSQYYSLDFTDSETPLGNLEAKFFYDNINKRFAYSPISSANPAVPAFPGTTTPDINGQSEIETRRYGARLTFDTKLSSLIEGMKVTWGGDASYDETEQKFQDGQDRIAPMSQTGLAGFGQISVPFSIFEFTGGIRYEYFDLEIDDFVRPSYVYQVAPSFFVQIPQAAVTGGSHTYSESVFNAGVVAHVSEPVDVFVNYSEGFSIPDVGSFTSRAGFGGIPTDFSLFSPKANVVKSLETGLRYNKFGVRGEASVYVTSSDYGTTFDLATNSLSQQKERIWGVELSGEFPVNEWLKVGGVASYIKGRYDTDADGELDADLPSNRIPSEISSSLYADMYFWDDLNVRATGNFSGGRSGRDATGNFDIDPSFTMDLSARYPLLDGELALGVTNLLDSDQENVTATAVREFPIIEYGRRITINYTKTF from the coding sequence ATGATTATAGCGGGTTCAACGGTTTACTTATCTAACTCAGCGGTCGCTTCAGAAAACCAAAACGATGTCCAAAGGTATGAAATCCCGTCAGGGTCTGCTCAGAAAAACCTAAATGAAATAGCTGCAAAAACCGGAATTAGTTTGCTCATTGAGGCGGACATTAGTGATATTAGAAACGAAACTTTAAGCGGCGACTACAAACCTTTAGACGCCATGAAAGCCTTGCTCTCAGGCTCTGGCTTTCAATTAAAACAAGTTGGGGATCGCACTTACAGCGTCGTCAAAGCATCTCAAAGCCAAAACCTGGTTACGCTGGAAAAAATGGTTGTTACAGCTGGCAGGGCGAAAAGGAGCAGCCGCGCGGTTCCTGCCTCGGTCGTCGTCATTAATGATGAAGAAATACTCCAGCATATTCAAGGCGGTGGAGATGCAGCCAGCTTGATTTCGAAATTCGTACCCGGTATGGCCTCTTCAAACCAAACTATCTCAGGAGCCAGTCAAAATTTCCGTGGACGTGGTGTTCAAGTGTTGGTCGATGGACAATCTCTGAACACACCTCTCAGAAACGTCTCACGTACATTTACACTCGTAGATTTAAACCAAGTTGAACGTGTTGAAGTAGTTCCAGGTGCCCGCTCTGACTATGGGAATGGTGCAACCGGCGGCACAATTAACTTCATTACAAAACAGGCCACTACTGAGCATCAGCTTACTGTTAGGCTTGGTACTTCTGCCTTTACCGCCAATGTTAGTGACTCAATAGCTCCGGAAGTATCTGTGACTGCAACTGGTACGGAAGGAATGTTCGATTACGCGGCGACTATTACTGCTGAAATGACACGCGATGCATTTACAGGTAATGGCGACCTTGCACCTTCAGATCCACTGATCGGACAGGGTGGGTTAGATAATAGTCGAAGCCTCAATCTATCCGCAAAAGGTGGCATTAATTTCTCTGACACGCAGCGGCTACAAGCATCCATCAACGCAATCGAATTGAACCAGGAGCCTGAGTATTATACCGACTACACAACGGATCCAGTTTCCGTAGATCAAACCTCACCTTATGAAGGCAAAAGTATTCGAGAGAGATCTCAGTACTATTCTCTTGATTTCACAGACAGCGAAACACCTTTGGGTAATCTGGAAGCCAAATTCTTCTACGACAACATCAACAAACGATTTGCTTACTCTCCAATTTCATCTGCAAACCCGGCTGTACCAGCATTTCCAGGAACCACCACACCTGACATCAATGGACAATCCGAAATTGAAACACGTCGGTATGGAGCTCGCTTAACCTTTGACACCAAGCTCAGTAGCCTTATTGAGGGTATGAAGGTGACTTGGGGTGGAGACGCCAGTTACGATGAAACTGAACAGAAGTTTCAGGATGGACAAGACAGAATAGCCCCAATGTCCCAAACTGGCCTAGCCGGATTTGGTCAAATTTCTGTCCCCTTCAGCATCTTTGAATTTACCGGTGGCATACGATACGAGTATTTCGATTTGGAAATCGATGACTTTGTTCGACCCTCGTATGTTTATCAAGTTGCTCCCTCATTCTTTGTTCAGATACCGCAAGCTGCCGTAACTGGTGGCTCTCACACTTATAGCGAGTCTGTCTTTAACGCAGGTGTGGTCGCTCATGTAAGTGAGCCAGTTGATGTATTTGTGAACTACAGTGAGGGCTTTTCAATTCCAGATGTCGGAAGTTTTACATCCCGAGCTGGCTTTGGCGGAATTCCAACTGATTTCTCTCTTTTTTCACCAAAGGCCAATGTTGTAAAATCCCTTGAAACCGGTCTTCGCTACAATAAATTCGGCGTACGTGGAGAGGCTTCCGTATATGTCACATCTAGTGATTATGGAACAACATTTGACTTAGCCACTAATTCCCTATCCCAACAAAAAGAGCGTATTTGGGGCGTCGAACTTTCAGGTGAATTTCCCGTAAATGAATGGCTGAAGGTGGGTGGTGTCGCATCATATATCAAGGGCCGGTATGATACAGATGCAGACGGCGAACTTGATGCTGATCTTCCATCAAACCGCATCCCATCTGAAATAAGTTCTTCACTGTATGCTGACATGTACTTCTGGGATGATCTAAATGTGCGTGCAACCGGAAATTTCTCTGGAGGTCGAAGCGGTCGTGATGCGACCGGTAATTTTGATATAGACCCTTCCTTCACCATGGATTTATCCGCAAGGTATCCCCTGTTGGATGGCGAATTGGCGTTGGGTGTGACCAATCTGTTGGACAGTGATCAGGAAAACGTCACGGCAACAGCAGTCAGAGAATTTCCCATCATTGAATATGGTCGCCGCATTACCATCAACTACACCAAAACATTCTAA
- a CDS encoding MFS transporter: protein MNTLSRGKRYSVFITLTGLYVMQAIPIYLFGAAIPVILRDQGVNLATIGSMALLFLPWVLKFLWAPCVDRWKPPFLGPRKGWIIPSQISICGLIFWMANLDPADNLFQIFVIACIISFLSATQDIATDGYAVELLEEHERPLGNGIQGGSVAIGVILGGTATLMLYEFIGWTGSIMIAGGAGLLFLLPVFFIADQTTHLAIHNKEQVSQASIISFLKRPEARYVLYLVLAYRVSEGFVKAMEQTFMKDQGLSLSTIGLVSGGSAAIVGLAGSILGAYLVKKMSAAPFLLFLAFIRTIVFIGFSLAAHLNTQDATILVGLSVANTFVRYMEIVGIFNLCMQVCHKHQAGTDFTILSCANLFVYMCGSMISGFIADGYGYGILFTFASILSFAGVFQAYHFIQNQRYAYLVKRQSDT, encoded by the coding sequence ATGAACACCCTATCTCGAGGAAAAAGGTATAGCGTATTTATAACGCTCACCGGCCTATATGTTATGCAGGCTATTCCAATCTACCTCTTCGGAGCCGCTATACCTGTCATCTTACGTGATCAAGGTGTGAACCTTGCAACAATCGGTTCAATGGCGCTTCTTTTTCTGCCCTGGGTTCTAAAATTTCTCTGGGCTCCATGTGTTGATCGTTGGAAACCTCCTTTTCTGGGACCTAGAAAAGGCTGGATAATTCCTTCCCAAATATCGATTTGTGGGCTCATCTTCTGGATGGCAAACCTCGATCCAGCAGATAACTTATTCCAGATTTTTGTAATTGCCTGCATCATCTCATTTTTATCCGCGACACAAGACATTGCGACAGATGGTTATGCGGTCGAACTTCTTGAGGAGCATGAACGCCCACTTGGTAATGGCATTCAGGGCGGAAGTGTTGCAATCGGTGTTATTCTGGGAGGAACTGCCACCCTCATGCTTTATGAATTCATAGGGTGGACCGGCTCTATAATGATTGCAGGAGGCGCAGGATTATTGTTTTTACTGCCTGTGTTTTTCATTGCCGACCAGACGACACATTTGGCAATCCATAACAAGGAACAGGTTTCACAAGCGTCTATCATTTCCTTCTTGAAAAGGCCGGAAGCCCGTTATGTTCTCTATCTGGTATTGGCCTATCGGGTTAGTGAAGGATTTGTTAAGGCAATGGAACAGACCTTCATGAAGGATCAGGGTCTCTCGCTCTCGACCATCGGTCTTGTTTCTGGAGGATCGGCAGCCATCGTGGGGCTGGCAGGTTCCATTTTGGGTGCCTACCTGGTCAAAAAAATGAGCGCTGCCCCGTTTCTTCTTTTTCTCGCGTTTATAAGGACAATTGTATTTATTGGCTTCAGCCTCGCAGCTCATCTCAACACCCAGGACGCGACTATTTTGGTCGGACTTTCAGTTGCAAACACTTTTGTCCGATATATGGAAATCGTCGGTATCTTTAACCTCTGTATGCAAGTCTGCCATAAACATCAGGCGGGTACAGACTTTACAATACTCTCCTGCGCAAATCTGTTTGTTTACATGTGCGGAAGTATGATCAGTGGCTTTATTGCTGACGGATATGGATACGGTATCTTGTTTACGTTTGCCTCGATACTTTCATTTGCAGGGGTGTTTCAAGCATATCATTTCATCCAAAATCAGAGATACGCGTATCTGGTAAAACGTCAAAGCGATACCTAA